Sequence from the Aquimarina sp. Aq107 genome:
TTTATAGTTGTTATCGCATTATTAGCTCTCTTAAAGTCATATCGAATTCATAACGTGATAATTTTAGATAGATCATTTGATTTCTTTACAGAGTTTATTGGAAAAACTTTTTTGTTTTACTTTCTTATCAATTTTGTAAATAGATTAGACTTTTTTAATCGATATAAAAATTTAGAACATCAATTAAACTTGGCAAAAGGGCAATTATTAAGAAATCAATTACATCCACATTTTTTATTCAATGCGTTTAATTCCCTTTATAGCATGTCTTTAAAAAATAGTGTAGAAACACCTGATACTATATTAAAGCTTTCTGGCATGATGCGTTATTTAACAGACGATTCGGCTAATAAAAAGGTGAAATTAATACACGAACTAAAATTTATTGAAGAATATATTGCTATTGAAAAAATTCGTTTTGGAACACAAGCGAATATCAAATTTTTAATACAAGGAAATTCTGAAGGTAAAAATATTGAACCTTTATTGTTAATTATACTCGTCGAGAATGCTTTTAAACATGGCTTTTATATTAATGATAAAAATGCATTTGTTACTATCAATGTTAGCATTACGGACCAAAGAATTTTATTTTTAGTAGAAAACAGTATTTTAGATAAGCAATATTTTAATACTACTAATCGCGAAGGAAAAGGGTTAGATAACCTTAAAAAAAGGTTACAACTTTCGTATCCTAAGAAACACAAATTAGTGCTACAGCATAGAAACGACATATATAGAGCACAATTAGAAATTAATCTAGTGTAAATGAAAAAGTATTCCACTATAATTATTGATGATGAACCGCTTGCAATTGATGTTCTTATTAATTATCTAAATAGATTTCCTGAATTTACAATTGCTAAAACTTTTACGGATGCTGTCGAAGCCGTTAAATATATTAATGAAAATGAAATTGATTTGGTTTTTACAGATATAGCGATGCCTCAAATTTCTGGAACTGAATTGGTAAAGTTTGCTAAGAATAGTACGCAATTTGTTATGGTTACCTCATATACCGAGTATGCTATAGAAAGTTTTGAACTACACGTGATTGATTACCTTCTAAAACCAGTATCCTTTGATCGTTTTACAAAAACCATTGCCCGTTTTAAAGAAAGTAATCGATCTATTAATAATAAAGAATCCTCTATAAATCCCTCTTTTTTTATTAAAGAAGGTGATGAATTTGTAAAAGTGTTAGTAGACGATATTGATTATATTGAGGGTATGAAAGATTATGCTAAAATTGTTTGTGGTAAAAACTATTATTTAGCTTTAAAGACACTAAAATCTATTGAAGAGAAATTAAGTCCTTTTGATTTTATTAGAATTCATAAATCTTTTATCATTCCTCTAAAAAAAGTTT
This genomic interval carries:
- a CDS encoding sensor histidine kinase, whose product is MKKAIITLPDKWLFFLTSDAMEYSVFTIIAYLLYYYILKFKGFWYKTSFIMLFIVVIALLALLKSYRIHNVIILDRSFDFFTEFIGKTFLFYFLINFVNRLDFFNRYKNLEHQLNLAKGQLLRNQLHPHFLFNAFNSLYSMSLKNSVETPDTILKLSGMMRYLTDDSANKKVKLIHELKFIEEYIAIEKIRFGTQANIKFLIQGNSEGKNIEPLLLIILVENAFKHGFYINDKNAFVTINVSITDQRILFLVENSILDKQYFNTTNREGKGLDNLKKRLQLSYPKKHKLVLQHRNDIYRAQLEINLV
- a CDS encoding LytTR family DNA-binding domain-containing protein, which gives rise to MKKYSTIIIDDEPLAIDVLINYLNRFPEFTIAKTFTDAVEAVKYINENEIDLVFTDIAMPQISGTELVKFAKNSTQFVMVTSYTEYAIESFELHVIDYLLKPVSFDRFTKTIARFKESNRSINNKESSINPSFFIKEGDEFVKVLVDDIDYIEGMKDYAKIVCGKNYYLALKTLKSIEEKLSPFDFIRIHKSFIIPLKKVSQYNSSCILINSFEIPVGSSYRNNLKKYLEDNKL